The following are from one region of the Quadrisphaera setariae genome:
- a CDS encoding DinB family protein, translating to MDDARTDPPVAAGEAVTLVGFLDFLRDTIAVKTDGLTTDQLRGTHPPSSMTLGGMLKHLAFVEDYWVGHVLLGRDPSPPWDTAPWGDDPDWDWHSAASDAADDLRQVWRDAVERSRTDLPLDDLGQLSATERHGERVSVRYVLVHLVEEYARHAGHADLLREALDGSTGE from the coding sequence GTGGACGATGCGCGCACCGACCCGCCCGTAGCAGCTGGTGAGGCTGTCACGCTGGTCGGCTTCCTCGACTTCCTGCGTGACACGATCGCGGTCAAGACCGACGGTCTGACCACGGACCAGCTGCGCGGGACGCACCCGCCGTCGTCGATGACGCTCGGCGGGATGCTCAAGCACCTGGCGTTCGTGGAGGACTACTGGGTGGGCCACGTGCTGCTGGGGCGTGACCCGAGCCCGCCGTGGGACACCGCGCCGTGGGGTGACGATCCTGACTGGGACTGGCACTCCGCTGCCAGCGATGCCGCGGACGACCTCCGGCAGGTGTGGCGCGACGCCGTCGAGCGGTCACGCACCGACCTGCCCCTGGACGACCTGGGGCAGCTCAGTGCGACCGAGCGGCACGGCGAGCGGGTGTCCGTGCGCTACGTGCTCGTGCACCTCGTGGAGGAGTACGCCCGCCACGCCGGGCACGCCGACCTGCTGCGCGAGGCGCTGGACGGGTCCACCGGGGAGTGA
- a CDS encoding aminoglycoside phosphotransferase produces MDELDDLVAAREELRHNPLNEVTASVERVTLADGRRLVRKQLRAPTAASSSPSGPWAASDDPRHWNSWRREADAHRDDALRGSVRGTGLDLPPCSVEDVEGGRGAVLWMEDVEGTPGERFDLADHAALAAGLGRWQAQGPLEAPWASRGFLREYSGSKRVAWALVDDDDAWRQPLVREAWPPSLRSGWVRLLRARQELLRLEESLPRTRCHLDVWVANEIRRPTGEVVLLDWAFAGDGAVGEDVGNHVPDAVFDLFWPAERFAELEDACVSAYLAGLREAGWRGSTDEARLGVLASCVKYAWLLPLLLESAGAAEHAAYWRAADAQHLYAQRGEALAHLVRWCDEALALARCR; encoded by the coding sequence GTGGACGAGCTGGACGACCTGGTCGCTGCCCGTGAGGAGCTGCGCCACAACCCGCTCAACGAGGTGACCGCGTCGGTCGAGCGCGTCACGCTCGCCGACGGGCGCCGGCTCGTGCGCAAGCAGCTGCGTGCTCCGACCGCCGCGTCGTCGTCCCCTTCCGGCCCCTGGGCGGCCTCGGACGACCCGCGGCACTGGAACTCCTGGCGGCGCGAGGCCGACGCCCACCGCGACGACGCGCTGCGCGGCAGCGTGCGCGGCACCGGGCTCGACCTGCCTCCGTGCTCCGTGGAGGACGTCGAGGGCGGCCGTGGTGCGGTGCTGTGGATGGAGGACGTCGAGGGCACTCCCGGGGAGCGCTTCGACCTGGCCGACCACGCCGCGCTCGCGGCCGGGCTCGGCCGCTGGCAGGCGCAGGGACCGCTGGAGGCGCCGTGGGCCTCGCGGGGCTTCCTGCGGGAGTACTCCGGCAGCAAGAGGGTCGCCTGGGCGCTGGTGGACGACGACGACGCGTGGCGCCAACCGCTCGTCCGCGAGGCCTGGCCGCCGTCCCTGCGCTCGGGGTGGGTGAGGTTGCTGCGGGCCCGCCAGGAGCTGCTGCGCCTGGAGGAGTCCCTGCCCCGCACGCGCTGCCACCTCGACGTGTGGGTGGCCAACGAGATCCGCAGGCCGACCGGCGAGGTGGTGCTGCTCGACTGGGCCTTCGCCGGGGACGGTGCGGTGGGGGAGGACGTCGGCAACCACGTCCCCGACGCCGTGTTCGACCTCTTCTGGCCGGCAGAGCGCTTCGCGGAGCTGGAGGACGCGTGCGTGTCCGCCTACCTCGCGGGGCTGCGCGAGGCCGGGTGGCGCGGCAGCACCGACGAGGCGCGGCTCGGGGTGCTCGCCTCGTGCGTGAAGTACGCGTGGCTGCTGCCGCTGCTGCTCGAGAGCGCGGGGGCGGCGGAGCACGCCGCTTACTGGCGCGCCGCTGACGCCCAGCACCTCTACGCCCAGCGCGGTGAGGCGCTGGCGCACCTGGTGCGCTGGTGCGACGAGGCCCTGGCTCTCGCCCGGTGCCGCTGA
- the rpoZ gene encoding DNA-directed RNA polymerase subunit omega, producing the protein MSGTAAAPEGITNPPIDDLLEAADGSKYGLVIYAAKRARQINAYYSQLGEGLLEYVGPLVETHVQEKPLSVALREIDAGLLTIRPVSAEEAAAEAAAVAPSDPFAAPADDARGF; encoded by the coding sequence GTGTCCGGCACCGCCGCTGCCCCCGAGGGCATCACCAACCCGCCCATCGACGACCTCCTCGAGGCCGCTGACGGCTCCAAGTACGGGCTGGTCATCTACGCCGCCAAGCGCGCGCGCCAGATCAACGCCTACTACTCCCAGCTCGGCGAGGGCCTGCTCGAGTACGTCGGCCCGCTCGTGGAGACCCACGTGCAGGAGAAGCCGCTGAGCGTGGCGCTGCGCGAGATCGACGCCGGCCTGCTCACCATCCGCCCGGTCAGCGCCGAGGAGGCCGCCGCCGAGGCCGCGGCCGTCGCGCCGTCGGACCCGTTCGCGGCCCCCGCGGACGACGCGCGCGGCTTCTGA
- a CDS encoding pyridoxamine 5'-phosphate oxidase family protein codes for MAAGRWGEVVSGEAEVRELVGEPAPAARAKQRDHLHELDRAWLAASPFCLLATSDADGRCDVSPKGDPPGFVQVLDDRTVAVPERPGNRRVDGFLNVLSNPHAGLISWLPGRSDTLRINGRATLVRDAPFFDAMVVKGHRPLLAVVIEVEEVFHHCSKAFLRSSLWDTVTWDGGASAGVPSRAHIAKALERRDTPLEELQTYYGPSYADGLYR; via the coding sequence GTGGCAGCTGGTCGCTGGGGCGAGGTCGTGTCGGGCGAGGCCGAGGTGAGGGAGCTGGTCGGCGAGCCCGCCCCTGCGGCCCGCGCCAAGCAGCGCGACCACCTGCACGAGCTCGACAGGGCCTGGCTGGCCGCCTCGCCGTTCTGCCTCCTGGCGACCTCGGACGCCGACGGCCGCTGCGACGTCTCGCCCAAGGGCGACCCGCCGGGCTTCGTCCAGGTGCTGGACGACCGGACCGTCGCCGTCCCCGAGCGTCCCGGCAACCGCCGCGTGGACGGCTTCCTCAACGTGCTGTCCAACCCCCACGCCGGGCTCATCTCGTGGCTGCCGGGACGCAGCGACACCCTGCGCATCAACGGGCGCGCGACGCTCGTGCGCGACGCGCCGTTCTTCGACGCGATGGTCGTGAAGGGCCACCGACCGCTGCTGGCGGTGGTGATCGAGGTGGAGGAGGTCTTCCACCACTGCTCCAAGGCGTTCCTGCGGTCGTCGCTGTGGGACACCGTGACCTGGGACGGCGGCGCGAGCGCCGGCGTCCCCAGCCGGGCCCACATCGCCAAGGCCCTCGAGCGCCGGGACACGCCCCTGGAGGAGCTGCAGACCTACTACGGCCCGAGCTACGCCGACGGGCTCTACCGCTGA
- a CDS encoding methyl-accepting chemotaxis protein, which produces MSGRLADLRVAHKLYAGFGLVCVLLLVVAGLSASRLHDAQKNLDYLASSGLAAVDSSDRTALALLQVRYDASMLALVSDAAALEQTVKTIEADDAELQSQWTTYLGTQPASTSTQREAFLSALKAYEDGLQQQIPLAKAGDTAGFLAIREKTTSPAAKAAFAALTEIVDTEKAHADGLAADGRAAYHQALVVLGAVSLVALVLALAIAVVVARSVTGPLRSVVDVMAGVAQGRLDRRVGLRRKDEVGQLSASTDASLDALATAMREIRDEASSLSSSSATLRGVSGDLASGAEEASAQTQVVSAASEEVSVSIATVAAAGEQMSAAISQIASATAEASAMATSAVTAADQAGNAIGRLGTSSREIGDVVKLITSIAEQTNLLALNATIEAARAGELGKGFAVVAGEVKELARQTAQATEEIISKVSATQGDAAAAAAAVTDISDVISRIDAVQATIAAAVEEQSATTNEMVRNITEISAGSGQISANITSIATGTDQNRDRAGHTATMASDLTGSAARLQELTGRFTV; this is translated from the coding sequence TTGTCTGGACGTCTCGCCGACCTCAGGGTCGCGCACAAGCTCTACGCGGGGTTCGGCCTCGTCTGCGTCCTCCTGCTGGTGGTGGCCGGTCTCAGCGCCAGTCGTCTGCACGACGCGCAGAAGAACCTCGACTACCTGGCCTCGTCGGGTCTTGCCGCCGTCGACTCCTCCGACCGGACGGCGCTGGCCCTCCTGCAGGTCCGCTACGACGCCTCGATGCTCGCCCTGGTGAGCGACGCCGCAGCACTCGAGCAGACCGTCAAGACGATCGAGGCCGATGACGCCGAGCTGCAGAGCCAGTGGACCACGTACCTCGGCACGCAGCCGGCCAGCACCAGCACCCAGCGCGAGGCCTTCCTGTCTGCGCTGAAGGCCTACGAGGACGGACTGCAGCAGCAGATCCCTCTGGCCAAGGCCGGTGACACGGCCGGCTTCCTCGCCATCCGGGAGAAGACGACGAGCCCGGCGGCCAAGGCCGCGTTCGCCGCGCTCACGGAGATCGTGGACACCGAGAAGGCGCACGCAGACGGCCTCGCCGCAGACGGCCGTGCCGCCTACCACCAGGCGCTGGTGGTGCTCGGCGCCGTCTCGCTGGTCGCGCTCGTGCTCGCGCTCGCGATCGCCGTCGTCGTGGCGCGCTCGGTGACCGGGCCGCTCCGCTCGGTCGTGGACGTCATGGCAGGGGTGGCGCAGGGCCGCCTCGACCGGCGCGTCGGTCTGCGCCGCAAGGACGAGGTCGGCCAGCTGTCCGCCTCCACCGACGCCTCTCTGGACGCCCTGGCCACGGCCATGCGCGAGATCCGCGACGAGGCCAGCTCCCTGTCCAGCTCGTCGGCGACACTGCGCGGGGTGTCGGGCGACCTCGCCTCCGGTGCGGAGGAGGCCTCGGCCCAGACCCAGGTCGTCTCAGCCGCCTCCGAGGAGGTCAGCGTCTCCATCGCCACCGTCGCCGCGGCCGGCGAGCAGATGAGCGCCGCCATCAGCCAGATCGCCTCAGCCACCGCTGAGGCCTCCGCCATGGCCACCTCCGCGGTCACCGCCGCCGACCAGGCCGGCAACGCCATCGGGCGCCTGGGCACCTCCAGCCGGGAGATCGGCGACGTCGTCAAGCTCATCACCTCCATCGCCGAGCAGACCAACCTGCTGGCCCTCAACGCCACCATCGAGGCCGCCCGCGCCGGAGAGCTCGGCAAGGGCTTCGCCGTGGTCGCCGGGGAGGTCAAGGAGCTCGCCCGCCAGACCGCCCAGGCCACCGAGGAGATCATCAGCAAGGTGTCCGCCACCCAGGGCGACGCCGCCGCCGCGGCCGCCGCGGTCACCGACATCAGCGACGTCATCAGCCGCATCGACGCCGTCCAGGCCACCATCGCCGCCGCCGTGGAGGAGCAGTCCGCCACCACCAACGAGATGGTCCGCAACATCACCGAGATCTCCGCAGGCAGCGGTCAGATCTCCGCGAACATCACGAGCATCGCCACCGGCACCGACCAGAACCGCGACCGCGCGGGACACACCGCCACCATGGCGAGCGACCTGACCGGGTCAGCAGCCCGCCTGCAGGAGCTGACCGGCCGCTTCACCGTCTGA
- a CDS encoding MarR family winged helix-turn-helix transcriptional regulator: MDGDPCDEGACTETSAPLSAGRRRPALSTGAAPGATSAPTEPAGGWLTEEQQEAWKAVVGIASLLPGPLDAQLQRDSGLSLFEYSVLSQLSMRPGRSARMSSLARLASGSLSRLSNVVRKLEDRGLVRRSPDPADGRFTVAALTDAGWDAVVAAAPGHVDAVRTHVLAPLSAEHLRALVEIAERTGAMPGLVGDC, encoded by the coding sequence GTGGACGGCGACCCCTGCGACGAAGGCGCCTGCACCGAGACCTCCGCACCCCTCTCCGCAGGACGACGACGGCCCGCGCTCAGCACGGGCGCGGCCCCGGGCGCGACCTCCGCCCCCACCGAGCCCGCGGGTGGCTGGCTCACCGAGGAGCAGCAGGAGGCGTGGAAGGCCGTCGTGGGCATCGCCTCGCTGCTGCCCGGCCCCCTCGACGCGCAGCTGCAGCGCGACTCGGGCCTGAGCCTGTTCGAGTACAGCGTGCTCAGCCAGCTGTCGATGCGCCCCGGGCGCAGCGCCCGCATGAGCTCCCTCGCGCGGCTGGCCAGCGGGTCGCTGTCGCGCCTGTCGAACGTGGTGAGGAAGCTCGAGGACCGCGGGCTCGTGCGCCGCTCCCCCGACCCCGCCGACGGCCGCTTCACCGTCGCCGCGCTCACCGACGCCGGCTGGGACGCCGTGGTCGCGGCCGCCCCCGGGCACGTCGACGCCGTGAGGACGCACGTGCTGGCCCCGCTCAGCGCCGAGCACCTGAGGGCTCTCGTGGAGATCGCCGAGCGCACCGGTGCCATGCCGGGCCTGGTCGGCGACTGCTGA
- a CDS encoding D-2-hydroxyacid dehydrogenase family protein, which translates to MRIVVLDDYQHVARDSADWGSLPEGVDVDVVHQHLTGAALRGALAGAEVVVAMRERTAFDAALLGELPDLRLLVTTAMANAAIDLDACRERGVVVCGTRMVVPGTAEMTWALLLALLKQVPRLDAGVRAGAWQQRLDRASGIGGDLAGSVLGVVGLGKLGQRVARVAQAFDMQVLAWSQHLDHDLARRLGVEPTTKGDLLARSDAVTLHLVLSERTRGVIGARELALMKPGALLVNTSRGPLVDEAALLEALRSGRLGGAGLDVYDVEPLPDHHPLRSAPRTALTPHVGYVTEDTFAAFYGDAVEDVAAWLAGSPVRVLT; encoded by the coding sequence GTGCGGATCGTGGTGCTCGACGACTACCAGCACGTCGCGCGGGACAGCGCGGACTGGGGGTCGCTGCCGGAGGGCGTCGACGTCGACGTCGTCCACCAGCACCTCACCGGTGCCGCCCTGCGCGGCGCGCTCGCTGGCGCCGAGGTGGTGGTGGCGATGCGGGAGCGGACCGCGTTCGACGCCGCGCTCCTCGGCGAGCTGCCCGACCTGCGGCTGCTCGTGACGACGGCGATGGCCAACGCCGCCATCGACCTCGACGCCTGCCGCGAGCGCGGGGTGGTGGTGTGCGGCACGCGCATGGTGGTGCCGGGGACGGCGGAGATGACGTGGGCGCTGCTGCTGGCGCTGCTCAAGCAGGTGCCGCGCCTCGACGCCGGAGTGCGCGCCGGTGCCTGGCAGCAGCGGCTCGACCGTGCGTCCGGGATCGGCGGAGACCTGGCGGGCTCGGTGCTGGGCGTGGTCGGGCTGGGCAAGCTCGGTCAGCGGGTGGCGCGGGTGGCGCAGGCGTTCGACATGCAGGTGCTGGCGTGGTCCCAGCACCTCGACCACGACCTGGCTCGCCGGCTGGGGGTCGAGCCGACGACCAAGGGCGACCTGCTGGCCCGCTCCGACGCCGTCACGCTGCACCTCGTGCTGTCCGAGCGCACGCGAGGAGTCATCGGTGCGCGCGAGCTGGCCCTCATGAAGCCCGGCGCCCTGCTGGTGAACACCTCGCGCGGGCCGCTGGTCGACGAGGCGGCGCTGCTGGAGGCGCTGCGCTCGGGCCGCCTGGGTGGTGCGGGGCTGGACGTGTACGACGTCGAGCCGCTGCCCGACCACCACCCGTTGCGGTCGGCTCCACGCACCGCGCTGACCCCGCACGTCGGGTACGTCACGGAGGACACCTTCGCGGCGTTCTACGGCGACGCCGTCGAGGACGTCGCGGCGTGGCTGGCGGGGTCACCGGTGCGCGTGCTCACCTGA
- a CDS encoding FMN-dependent NADH-azoreductase, producing MSLFRLDASIRVDGSASRELADAVEAEWQLAHPGDAVVRRHVGTEPFPSTTWGEAVAGSMTPEAQRTPEQRGALALASELVDELTSASAVLLAVPLYNYGVSQHVKAWVDLVIAGSTPGSRLLEGTPAVLATVRGGSYSAGTPREGWDHATDYLRRILADVWGADLTVVERDFTLVGVNPALDAFTEQAKALHTGALSAAREAGRALGAVPVA from the coding sequence ATGAGCCTGTTCCGCCTGGACGCCAGCATCCGCGTCGACGGGTCCGCCAGCCGCGAGCTCGCCGACGCCGTCGAGGCCGAGTGGCAGCTCGCGCACCCCGGCGACGCCGTCGTGCGCCGCCACGTCGGCACCGAGCCGTTCCCCTCCACCACCTGGGGCGAGGCCGTCGCGGGCTCGATGACCCCTGAGGCCCAGCGCACCCCCGAGCAGCGCGGCGCCCTGGCGCTGGCCTCCGAGCTGGTCGACGAGCTGACTTCCGCCAGCGCGGTCCTGCTGGCCGTGCCGCTCTACAACTACGGCGTCTCGCAGCACGTCAAGGCGTGGGTGGACCTGGTCATCGCCGGCAGCACGCCCGGCTCGCGGCTGCTCGAGGGCACCCCGGCCGTGCTCGCCACCGTCCGCGGCGGCAGCTACAGCGCCGGCACGCCCCGCGAGGGCTGGGACCACGCCACCGACTACCTGCGCCGGATCCTCGCCGACGTGTGGGGCGCCGACCTCACCGTGGTCGAGCGCGACTTCACGCTCGTGGGCGTCAACCCCGCGCTCGACGCCTTCACCGAGCAGGCGAAGGCGCTGCACACCGGGGCGCTGTCCGCGGCCCGCGAGGCCGGTCGCGCGCTGGGCGCCGTCCCCGTCGCCTGA
- a CDS encoding histidine phosphatase family protein — translation MTVYVVSHPEVHVDPTVPVPRWGLSGAGHERLEHLLALPWAQTLTRVVSSTEVKAVQTAEALAAPLGLVVLLDEELGENDRSSTGFVPPSEFEELADAFFAHPSISVRGWETAEHAQARFTAAVRRQLEGATGDVAVVAHGGVGTLMLCQLLGVPVDRALDQPGQGSWYAFEQVSGVVYHGWRRIGPQRSTSR, via the coding sequence GTGACGGTCTACGTGGTCAGCCACCCCGAGGTGCACGTCGACCCGACCGTCCCCGTACCGCGGTGGGGTCTGTCGGGGGCGGGCCACGAGCGCCTGGAGCACCTCTTGGCGCTGCCGTGGGCGCAGACCCTCACACGGGTGGTGAGCTCCACCGAGGTGAAGGCCGTGCAGACGGCGGAGGCGCTGGCCGCTCCGCTGGGGCTCGTGGTGCTGCTCGACGAGGAGCTTGGCGAGAACGACAGGTCCTCCACGGGGTTCGTGCCGCCGTCGGAGTTCGAGGAGCTGGCCGACGCGTTCTTCGCCCACCCGAGCATCAGCGTGCGGGGGTGGGAGACCGCGGAGCACGCCCAGGCGCGCTTCACCGCGGCGGTGCGGCGGCAGCTGGAGGGCGCGACCGGCGACGTCGCCGTCGTCGCCCACGGCGGTGTCGGGACCCTGATGCTCTGCCAGCTGCTGGGCGTACCCGTCGACAGGGCGCTCGACCAGCCCGGGCAGGGCAGCTGGTACGCGTTCGAGCAGGTCAGCGGCGTCGTCTACCACGGGTGGCGCCGCATCGGGCCGCAGCGGTCCACCAGCCGGTAG
- a CDS encoding aminoglycoside 6-adenylyltransferase, with protein sequence MTWQEELAAHALRAARREPSVAEVALAGSLADGSGVDPWSDVDLHVRLADDGPTRFDPARWVAQFGMPWALTSQPGPRGRVVRAVYDDGRRLDVVVDGAAGGAPGDEDDGGTAELMEVRQAAALATVKLARDDLAVQLDPSYAADWSGLDALLRQAGR encoded by the coding sequence GTGACCTGGCAGGAGGAGCTCGCCGCCCACGCCCTGCGCGCCGCCCGGCGCGAGCCGAGCGTCGCTGAGGTCGCCCTCGCCGGGTCGCTGGCCGACGGCAGCGGCGTCGACCCCTGGAGCGACGTCGACCTGCACGTCCGGCTGGCCGACGACGGCCCGACCCGCTTCGACCCCGCCCGGTGGGTGGCGCAGTTCGGCATGCCCTGGGCGCTGACGTCGCAGCCCGGGCCGCGAGGGCGCGTCGTGCGCGCGGTCTACGACGACGGGAGGCGGCTCGACGTCGTCGTCGACGGAGCTGCCGGCGGCGCACCGGGAGACGAGGACGACGGCGGCACGGCCGAGCTCATGGAGGTCCGGCAGGCCGCAGCGCTCGCGACGGTGAAGCTGGCGCGCGACGACCTGGCGGTCCAGCTGGACCCGTCCTACGCCGCGGACTGGTCCGGGCTGGACGCCCTGCTGCGGCAGGCCGGTCGGTGA
- the coaBC gene encoding bifunctional phosphopantothenoylcysteine decarboxylase/phosphopantothenate--cysteine ligase CoaBC: MTAPRVVLGVGGGIAAYKAALLLRLFTEGGASVRVVPTEAALRFVGEPTWAALSGQPVATGVWDDVHEVPHVRLGREADLVVVAPATADLLGRAAHGLADDLLTNVLLTARCPVLLAPAMHTEMWQHPAVVANTALLRERGIHVLDPDSGRLTGADTGPGRLPEPERIHAAALALLDGAGDGPSSSSADHDDDRAAPARDLAGRHVVVSSGGTREPLDPVRFLGNASSGRQGAALAARALARGARVTYVRAHTEVPDPAGAHVVPVSTALQLRDAVLTAAAGQGAQTGADAVVMAAAVADFRPAAPSETKIKKSEADESAPVVELVRNPDVLAGLVEARREGRVASTTVLVGFAAETGDATGSVLEHGRLKAVRKGADLLVVNEVGGGRAFGTADNTVVIIGADGTERAVGPAPKESIADAVWDAVVMRVPAENPGDR, from the coding sequence ATGACCGCGCCGCGCGTCGTCCTCGGCGTCGGCGGCGGCATCGCCGCCTACAAGGCGGCGCTGCTGCTGCGCCTGTTCACCGAGGGCGGCGCGTCCGTGCGCGTGGTCCCCACCGAGGCCGCGCTGCGGTTCGTCGGCGAGCCGACGTGGGCGGCGCTGTCCGGCCAGCCGGTGGCCACCGGCGTCTGGGACGACGTGCACGAGGTGCCGCACGTGCGGCTGGGCCGCGAGGCCGACCTCGTGGTCGTCGCCCCCGCCACGGCCGACCTGCTGGGCCGCGCCGCCCACGGCCTCGCCGACGACCTGCTGACCAACGTGCTGCTCACCGCCCGCTGCCCGGTGCTGCTCGCCCCGGCGATGCACACCGAGATGTGGCAGCACCCCGCGGTCGTCGCGAACACGGCCCTGCTGCGCGAGCGCGGCATCCACGTGCTCGACCCCGACAGCGGTCGCCTCACGGGCGCCGACACCGGGCCCGGCCGCCTGCCCGAGCCCGAGCGCATCCACGCCGCGGCGCTCGCCCTGCTGGACGGCGCGGGAGACGGTCCGTCGTCGTCCTCCGCGGACCACGACGACGATCGCGCAGCGCCCGCGCGGGACCTCGCGGGGCGGCACGTCGTCGTCTCCTCGGGGGGAACGCGCGAACCGCTCGACCCGGTGCGCTTCCTCGGCAACGCCTCCTCCGGGCGGCAGGGGGCGGCGCTGGCCGCGCGGGCCCTCGCCCGCGGCGCGCGGGTGACCTACGTGCGGGCCCACACCGAGGTCCCCGACCCCGCCGGGGCGCACGTCGTGCCGGTGAGCACGGCGCTGCAGCTGCGTGACGCTGTTCTCACGGCGGCGGCCGGCCAGGGCGCACAGACCGGGGCCGACGCGGTGGTCATGGCGGCGGCGGTGGCCGACTTCCGACCCGCAGCGCCGTCCGAGACGAAGATCAAGAAGAGTGAGGCCGACGAGTCCGCGCCCGTCGTGGAGCTGGTGCGGAACCCCGACGTGCTCGCCGGGCTCGTCGAGGCCCGGCGCGAGGGACGGGTCGCGTCCACCACCGTCCTGGTCGGCTTCGCCGCAGAGACCGGAGACGCCACCGGGTCGGTGCTGGAGCACGGTCGCCTCAAGGCGGTCCGCAAGGGTGCCGACCTCCTGGTGGTGAACGAGGTCGGTGGCGGGCGGGCGTTCGGCACCGCTGACAACACCGTCGTCATCATCGGTGCTGACGGCACCGAGCGGGCCGTGGGGCCCGCGCCCAAGGAGAGCATCGCCGACGCCGTCTGGGACGCTGTCGTGATGCGCGTGCCCGCCGAGAACCCAGGAGATCGCTGA
- the metK gene encoding methionine adenosyltransferase: MAAGADLRLFTSESVTEGHPDKICDQISDRILDAMLDQDPTSRVAVETMVTTGQVHIAGEVRTKGYVEIPQIVRDTILGIGYDSSEKGFDGHSCGVSVSIGAQSTDIAQGVDSSWEQRSGSLVSDDPLDAQGAGDQGLMFGYACDDTPELMPLPIYLAHRLSERLTAVRKDGVLPHLRPDGKTQVTIGYDGDRAVSLDTVVLSTQHAPRVDLAELAEQIRSEVVAPVLEGVDLDTSGHRLLVNPTGRFEIGGPMGDAGLTGRKIIVDTYGGMARHGGGAFSGKDPSKVDRSAAYAMRWVAKNVVAAGLARRCEVQVAYAIGASHPVGLYVECFGTETVDLGRLTAAIKEVFDLRPAAIVRDLDLLRPVYARTAAYGHFGRELPGFTWETTERAAALKAAAGA, translated from the coding sequence ATGGCCGCTGGAGCGGACCTGCGCCTGTTCACCTCCGAGTCGGTGACCGAGGGCCACCCGGACAAGATCTGCGACCAGATCAGCGACCGCATCCTCGACGCGATGCTCGACCAGGACCCGACCAGCCGCGTCGCCGTCGAGACCATGGTCACCACCGGCCAGGTGCACATCGCGGGCGAGGTGAGGACCAAGGGGTACGTGGAGATCCCGCAGATCGTGCGGGACACCATCCTGGGGATCGGCTACGACTCCTCGGAGAAGGGATTCGACGGCCACTCCTGCGGCGTCTCGGTGTCGATCGGGGCGCAGTCGACCGACATCGCGCAGGGCGTCGACTCCTCCTGGGAGCAGCGCTCGGGCTCGCTCGTGTCCGACGACCCGCTCGACGCCCAGGGCGCTGGCGACCAGGGCCTGATGTTCGGGTACGCCTGCGACGACACCCCCGAGCTCATGCCGCTGCCGATCTACCTGGCGCACCGCCTGTCCGAGCGCCTCACCGCCGTCCGCAAGGACGGCGTGCTGCCGCACCTGCGCCCCGACGGCAAGACGCAGGTCACCATCGGCTACGACGGCGACCGCGCCGTCTCCCTCGACACCGTGGTGCTGTCCACGCAGCACGCTCCCCGGGTGGACCTCGCCGAGCTGGCCGAGCAGATCCGCTCCGAGGTCGTGGCGCCCGTGCTGGAGGGGGTCGACCTCGACACCTCCGGCCACCGCCTGCTGGTCAACCCCACGGGCCGCTTCGAGATCGGCGGCCCCATGGGCGACGCCGGCCTCACCGGCCGGAAGATCATCGTGGACACCTACGGAGGCATGGCCCGCCACGGCGGTGGCGCGTTCTCCGGCAAGGACCCGTCGAAGGTCGACCGGTCCGCGGCGTACGCGATGCGCTGGGTGGCCAAGAACGTCGTCGCCGCGGGCCTGGCCCGGCGCTGCGAGGTGCAGGTGGCCTACGCCATCGGCGCCTCCCACCCGGTGGGCCTGTACGTGGAGTGCTTCGGCACCGAGACGGTCGACCTGGGGCGCCTCACCGCGGCCATCAAGGAGGTCTTCGACCTCCGGCCCGCGGCCATCGTGCGCGACCTCGACCTGCTGCGCCCCGTCTACGCCCGCACGGCGGCGTACGGGCACTTCGGTCGTGAGCTGCCGGGCTTCACGTGGGAGACCACCGAGCGCGCCGCGGCGCTGAAGGCCGCTGCCGGCGCCTGA